The sequence ATTATGATGGCAATTATTATCGGTGGTATGCTGATGATGATGGCTTCTCGCGCGCTTATTTCCTTGAAACGTATTACCGAAGTTTTGGAAACAGAACCAGATATTACTTACAATGAAAACGCACCAGAACAAGACCTAGAAGGTACAGTTGAATTCCGTCATGTTAGTTTCCAATACGACGGTGACGATACGCCTGCTCTTAATGATATTTCATTCAAAGCAAATGTTGGCGAAATGGTCGGTATTGTTGGCGCAACAGGTTCTGGTAAATCTACCCTTGCCCAACTCATCCCTCGACTTTATGATCCAACTGAAGGTGAAGTTATTATCGGCGGAACAAACCTAAAAGATATCAACAAAAAAACACTTCGTAGCACTGTTTCCTTCGTGCTTCAACGCGCAATCCTATTCTCCGGAACCATTGCAGACAATTTACGTCATGGTAAAAAAGATGCAACTGCCGAAGAAATGGAACACGCAAGTAAAATAGCACAAGCGAAAGAGTTTATCGACAAGCAAGCAAAACTATATGAAGCACCTGTTTCCGAACGTGGAAATAACTTCTCTGGTGGACAAAAACAACGTCTTTCGATTACACGTGGCGTTATCGGTTCGCCGAAAGTTCTAATTCTCGATGACAGCACAAGTGCGCTTGATGCAAAATCCGAGAAATTAGTTAAAGAAGCACTGAATAAAGAACTAGACGACACAACGACTTTCATCATTGCACAAAAAATCTCTTCTGTTATTCAAGCAGATAAAATTCTCGTGCTCGATCAAGGTAAACTAGTTGGCGTTGGTTCCCATAAAGAACTTCTGAAAGAAAATGCAATCTACCGTGAAATTTACGACACTCAAAAAGGCAAGGAGGTAACCGCATAATGAAAGAGTTCAAACAAATTAGTCGCTTTTTCTGGCACTATCTGCGGGGTTATAAGCCTCAACTTTTTGTCATTTTAATTGCTGTAGTTTTTGCGACATACCTTCAAGTAAAAGCACCACAATATATTGGTAACGCTGTTCAAGAGCTTGGAGATTACGTGGTTCGTTTACTACAAACGGGTGTTGATGACAAGAGTGACTTCATCCATATCATTTGGATGCTGATTCTCTGCTACGTACTGCTCGCTGCTGCCACTTTTATCCAAAGTATCATTATGACAGGGGTAGCTGGTAAATCGACGAACAGAATGCGTATAGGGCTTTTCCGCAAGATGGAAAAACTATCGATTCGTTTCTTCGATAGCCGCAATGATGGCGAAATGCTTAGCCGTTTCACTAGTGACTTAGATAATATTTCCAATACACTAAACCAAGCATTGATCCAAGTACTATCCAACGTCGCGCTAATGATTGGTGTTATCATCATGATGTTCCAACAAAATGTAGAACTAGCCTTCGTTACTCTAATATCTGCTCCATTTGCGATTATTATTGCAACAGTGATTATTCGAAAAGCACGTAAATTCGTTGATGTTCAACAAGATGAACTAGGCGTACTTAACGGCTACATTGATGAAAAAATTTCTGGTCAAAAAATTATTATCACAAATGGCTTAGAAGAAGAAACTATTGAGGGCTTTGTTAAACAAAATAATGTTGTTAAAAATGCTACTTACAAAGGTCAAGTTTACTCCGGTTTACTTTTCCCAATGATGCAAGGTATTTCCCTATTAAATACAGCTATCGTTATCTTCTTCGGTGGATGGTTAGCTCTAAACGGCGACCTTGAACGCACAGCCGCTCTTGGTTTAATCGTTATGTTCGTTCAATATTCACAACAATTTTATATGCCTCTTACACAAATTTCGTCCCAGTACAGCTTGCTACAACTAGCAATCACTGGTGCGCGTCGTGTTAGTGAAGTATTTGCAGAGGAAGAAGAAGTAGAACGCGAAAACTTACAAACAATTGATGGTATTAATAAAGGTGTCAAACTAGATCACGTAGATTTCGCTTATGACCCTGCAAAACCAGTTCTAAAAGACGTTTCAATTGATGTAAGTAAAGGTAAAATGGTGGCGCTTGTTGGACCAACTGGTTCTGGTAAGACAACTGTTATGAACCTGCTTAATCGCTTCTATAATGTCGATGGTGGCGCGATTCTCTTTGATGATATCGACATCCGCGACATTCGCCTTGATTCCCTTCGTAAACAAGTCGGTATCGTGCTACAAGATTCCGTACTATTTACAGGAACTATTCGCGATAACATTGTTTTCGGTAAGCCGGAAGCAAGCGACGAGGAAGTGATTAATGCTGCGAAACAAGCTAACATCCATGACTTCATTATGAACCTGGAAAAAGGTTATGAAACAGAAATCAGTGATGAAAACAATATTTTCAGCGTTGGTCAAAAGCAGCTTATGAGTATTGCGAGAACTATTATTACGAACCCTTCTCTTCTAATTCTAGATGAAGCGACAAGTAATGTAGATACCGTAACCGAAAGCCGGATCCAAAAAGCTATGGACAACGTAATCTCCGGCCGAACTAGCTTCGTCATCGCCCACCGTTTAAAAACCATCCTCGATGCCGACCATATCGTCGTCCTACATCAAGGTGAAGTGATTGAACAAGGTAACCATGATGAGCTGATGAAGGCGGAAGGATTTTATTCTGAGCTTTATCATAATCAGTTTGTTATTGAGTAAAACTAAAAACCCCACTGTTGAATAACATCAATAGCGGGGTTTTTCCTTGTTTCCAAAGTCTCATCAGTAAGTATATTTCCACATAAACATTTTATTTTCACCATTAAATCACTCTCCTATTTTATAAATGTGATTCTATCAACTACATCCTCAGTTTTCATCATAGGGTATTTTTTATTAAAGTTGTTCAGCATCTCTTTTAATGAATTTGCTTCGTCTGGAATAGACTCTTCCAAGTCTGACCAATGTTCGAATATAATTTTCTCTGGTAATTCAACTAATCCTGTTATAGTATCCCAAAAAGCATCCCAATTTCCTCCATAATAATCAGGAAAATCAAGCTCTTGTTTTAATAAAATTTGTAACTCTTCTTTAGTTGACACTTTTTTTAAATCTATTGTAACTTCCTTTTTTGCCGAAGCGCACATATTATTTTCACTCCTATAAAATTACCAAAAAATCAATTGTTCTTATAGTGGTCTGTTGTTATATACATCAAACTGTACTACTTTATATTTAAATTTTACTTTTAAAACTTATTACTTTAATTTCTCTTTTTCGTTATCCAACCATTTTTTATGATTGGAAATAACTTCATAGAAATGTTTCTCAGTATAAAATTGTTGAGGTTCTAATTTATTTTCAATTCCTTGATACTGATAAGGCATATCGAAAGGAGAATTTAAATCTAGCCAGAATTCACTAACCTCTAACAAAGCATTTACATAATCTTTATTCGATATTTTATTTAATAGATTATTAACTAAAATCCATCTCCATCTATAGTAGGACTTCAAATCTTGTGCAATAGATTCTTTAAGCTCATCTAGAAGTTTGTATAATTCATTCTCATCATAAGGTCTACATAAACTTCCAAGCTCCCATAAATAAGGATTTTGTTCCTCTATATTTTTAGATAGATAGTCTAATGTGTATTTCATTACAAGTTCATTATCAAGCATTTCTTGTAAGTAAAAATTGTTATCTGAATATCCAAATCTCCCTACTTTAAGCTCATTCCAAGAAAAAGGAATATCATATTCTTTAAATTCATTTATATAATTCATTATTTTATTGGCACCCCTGTCAATTCTGAATTTCTAACAAACATTCTATGCGTAACTTTCCCATCTTGAATTATCCACTCAAAACGACCCATGACCCCGTTTTGACTTCCTTGAACTTGATATATTTTAGCGTTACCTAAATCTGTGACTTTAGCCAAATCAGCGTAATTATCAACGATATCAGAGAAACCATGCGCTTTTGGAACGTGAGGAAACTCATCAGTGATAATTGAAGTTTGTTTTGTAGGCGTTTTTCCTGTTAACGGATCAATTTCATAAATAGAACCTTTTTCTTTAACAGGTTTTATATTATCTACCTTCAAACCACTTCCAGTTCTAGGGGCTTCTAGAACCGGATTAGATTTGCTACTTTCTTTAATTACAGCCTTAGAAACCAGTTTTGTGCCACCTTTTCCTCCAACTTTGACTAAAATTCCAGCAATTAATAGTTCTTCTGGACCCGGTATGACAAGCATAAGTGCATAAGTGCTCCATTCACCTATTTTCTCAGAAACTTCTGCGCTTTTTTCCTTATCAATATTTCCGTTCGCATCAAAAGCCCATACTTCATCCGGTCTTGGATAGCCCGCTTTGTAGTCGTAGGTTGGATCGCTATAGCCTTTCTTTTGACTTTCTAAGAATTCTTGGTTTTTACATAAGGCTTTTTTGACTGTTTTAACAACTTTTTTTAGTGGTTTTCTTGATTTTATTTACTTTTTTCACGATAGTCTGTTTGGCTTTTTTATAGACCTTCTTAACTGTTTTTCGAGCTTGTTTAATCGATTTCTTAGCTGCTTTCTTGAATTTTGTTACTGTTTTTTGGACTTTTTTGGTGGTTTTCTTCACGACGCGTTTTACTTTTTTGGTTGCTTTTTTAAGCCATTTTGAGATGTGCTTGTATTAATAATCAACGTAATGCATTTTTTTATTTGAATCTTAATTTAATAAAAGTAGTACTTTATACGCATTTAAGAGAGCTCTTTCAAGCTCTCTTAAACGAATCGTCATGTACTAAAACTACAGCTAGCATTTTAATAGCTATCGTAAACTTGATTAGTGAGTTTCTCCTTACTAGTCAAGGTTTTACTATCCGGCTCCAATCAGATAGTAAAGTGCTTTTTTATTTAGTTATACTTACCATTTTCATATCGCCTGTTTTCAAGTTTACTTTAAACCTTCTTCCTGAAAAATCTGTTACAAATAAATGATTACTTTCATCTACATACATAAGAACAATGGGTGAACAAGTAAATTCAAGGTTATCTTTAGGAGGGGAATTCTTAATTTGCCAAACAATATTTCCCATTTTATCTATCGCGTAAACATTATTATCCTCACCTTCTATATACTCTGATGAATTCATGATAAGTGCTAATCTTACAAATACATACTCATCATTTTGTTTAATTTCATCAATTTTCTTTGGGAATTTGATTTTTTTACCTGAAATTTCTAACTCATTATCTTTATATTGCATTGTTATTCTCCGCTCCAATCTATAATTTTCCCTATTTCTTTAAACTCACCAATTTTTTGTTGCATCATATCGAATTGGAATCCACCGCCTTTGCTTCCAAATATTGGATTAACTTCCCCTGCTCTAATAGTACTACCTTTAGGTAACGTAACTTCTCCAATATATTTAGGTAGTTGAGGCAACGCAAATTTTTCTTTTATTTGTAAAGGGGTTAATCCTTTAATATCTTCAACTCGCATGACCCAGCCTCCATACAACCCACTGTCCACACCATCATATACCCTAACAAATTTGGTTTCTTCTAAGAGTTTTATTTCCTGGACAACAGTTTTAGGAGTGTACGGCGGGTGCTCGTATCCTTGCTTTTTCCACCAGGCATTAACAGTCTCAGCTGATTCGTATTTATTGACCTTTACTTTATTTTTTATACTTCCTAATTGATTATCTAAATACTCAAAACCCTTAGCTCTCTTAGTCACAGCCTTAGGAAACAGTTTCGAACCAATCTTCACTCCTACTTTTTATACGGAATATGTACATCTGAACTTTTTCAATCAACAATTTTTCCCTTTTGTTAGAAATTACTTAATTATATCTTATCACTCCTCAATCAATTACAATTGTCTACTCAAATTTTCTATTTTTATCTGTTGTTCCTCATCATTTGCTAGTTCACTCGCTTTTGTTAAAAAACTTCTTATAAACTCAGTTATAGTTTTTATAAAGTTATCTTTTTCTATTCGTACGCTTCCCTTAGTCATTTGAAATTCAATACCACTTTCTTGCCAAAAGTCATTATCCCCACATATCTCAATATCATTTCCTACTCTTCTGAAATAAACTTGCGGCAAAATCGAGCCTTCTCTATAAGAAAACCAATTATGTTTAAAAATCCATGTACTTTTTGCGCTATACCAAAGATATTCTTCAATAATATCCTCCGATTCGAATTGGTCAGCTTCACTTATTAGCTCTAGGGTAGTATCTCCCTTCACTGGAAGAGGGAACGGATCATAACCAATTATATATTCGATATTTTCACACATCCACGTTACTACACAAAAAAGATTCCATGAATAAGATTTTAAATTACCATCCTTTTTATAACTACAGAGATTCTTGCCGTTGATATAGAATTCTAAATTGCCTTCTCCAAGCTCCTTATCAGTATTAAATTTGTAGTCAATGGAGATTGAGCTCAAATTATTCTTTTTCATTTCATGTCAACTTTCTCCTTATATATTCGCATATAGCTCCATGAGTCTTCTATTTCAAATTATAAAAACTCTTTTATTAACTCTTGGGTTTTTACACCTAATAAATTATATAAATCCCTTTTTTCCTTAAAAAGATAAGCGATACTCTCTAAAACACTAAAAGTCACTACATCAACTGCATATTCATCTTCCAATTCCAATATCTTTTCAACATACTCAAACGCCTGTACCATTTCCATTTGCTTATTTTCTTCTATGCACCCAGTCAAATATGGTGTAAATACATCCCCATAGGCAGTATGAGAACCTGTATCATCACCTTCTTGCCAGCTTGTCTCCTCTACATATTCTTCGTTTAGATTCGGAAACGATTCCACCAATAATTTATTTAGTTCTTTACTTTTCAACCTTAGTTCCCTCCTAACGCGTCGTTAAAGTCCATTAAAAGGTCATTTGCAATTTTTGAATCATCTGGATTCAGGTTTTGCTTATTAATAATATTTTCCAAATTTGTAACTCTTTCGGTAGCTATTTGAATATGTCATTTTCCACCAACCAATTCACCAGTTTTTAATTCATGTCTTACTGCATTTGCTAAACCACCGTCGCCAGTTGTTGCCCCAGGGCGGGTGTAAGGAGATTAATTGTTTACTATCCTTTTAATTCAGCTTAATCCAGTCTAATGTATCTTTTTTATTATTGACTAAATAAATGAACTCTTGCAAAGATATCTTAACTCTAGTCTGTTCCTCACTTATGCCATTTTCTTCACTAACCGCATCAAGAATTAAAACTTCATCTTGAATACTGGAAATTAAATACTGATTTCCTTCAATATATAAACCTTCATATGCTTCTCCTGTATACAATATATCCTTATATTTTGCTTGCTTAACTATATCGCTACTTGTAAGAAAGTCTATGGTTTCCTCTAAGTTATCCTTATCAATTTCAGATATTAAAAAATCTTGTATTTTACTCACCTGTTGTCTATTATAATTAGACAAAATTTGTTGAACAGAAAAATTTGTACTCATTATATAATACCTCCTATTTTGGATTTGGGACAGGATATGTTGTCCATACGTTGTTTAGCTCGTCATATACAATTTTTAGATGAGTCTCACCTTTAGTACCTATAATCTTACCCGTGTCAATGATAGAAGAAAATGATTTTTGACCTTGCGTCCCTATTCCATTGTCAATTGTTTCAACAACTTTTCCATTTTTTAACGCATCTTGAACCACTTGATTAGCTTCTTGTGGTGTTGTAGCATTAAATTGTCTTGCACGTTTTGCAGTAGAGCCATTTAAATGCTTATTTTTAATTTCAAAATCCTTGATGTTAATATCTTTAGCTCCACCAGCCCCCTCTGCTTCTTTTGTTGACTTATCACTTTTCGCTTTCCCTTTCTCAATATTCGAAGACAAATCCTTCGCGTCTTGGAAAAAGTTGGCGCCACTGTTTACTACAACGGTTGCGCTTCCTGTGATTATGCCAATTCCTGCTGCATTAAGTTGAACTCCGATTGGTGCTCCAGCCCCTGTTAAGTCCAGTGCTCCACCAAGGATTTCAGTTCCGACTCCAAGGACAATTCCCTCAACGCCAAGATAGATACCCGCTGAATCAGCTATTAGTCTTCCAACATAATAGCGGTTATCATCGCCATACACTTCCTTATTTTTACCAATGGTTTCTACGGAACCGAAAGTGAAATTATTTATTAGACTATCCAATGTACCTGCGCCTACTGGTTCAAGATTTTCGCAAATTGCTTTCATTGTTTTTTCTACGCGCATGCTGTGTTTTGCTTGGGATATGACTAATTTAACGCCAGCTTTAATGGCTTGTTTTTTTGTGGCTTTTGAAATGGCTTTGATTGCACTTTTTGCTTTGGTTATGACTTTTTTGCCGGCTTTTTTCACCGTTTGTACTTTTTTCTTCACGGTTCGTTTGACTTGATTATATTTTTTCTGAACCACTTTTTTGGCTTTTTTGTACACTTTTTTCGCCGCTTTAGTAACTTGCTTAATCGATTTCTTAGCTGCCTTCTTAAATTTCGTCACTGTTTTTTGGACTTTTTTGGTTACTTTTTTGACGGCGCGCTTGATTTTTTTGGTGGTTTTCTTGATGGCTTTGCTTACTTTTTTCACGGCGCGTTTTACTTTTTTGACGGTTTTTTTGATGACTTTTTTGGCTTTTTTGATGCCTTTGCTTACTTTTTTCGCAGCTTTTTTGACTTTTTTGGTTGCTTTTTTAAGCCATTTTGGTATGTTTCCGCTTGGGTCGCCGAATGACATTGGGTTATTGACGCCGTAAATGTAGCGGTTTTGGCTACGTGGGTCGTCTAAGGATCCTCTGTAGCTATCGACTTGTTGGAAACGACCGGTGTTTGTGTCATAATTTCGGGCACGCAGGTTTTGTGTGTCGATTGTGTCATGCATTTGCGCACGATAACCGATTTGATTCGCAACTGGAGCTGTCGCAAGTGCGGTACCATAGTCTGTGTAATCATAGTCAGTACTTGTTTCACCGTCAGTTGTTGTTGTGATGTCGGTTAGGCCGTTTTCGTGATAGCTTTCTTCTTCGGTGCCAATTATTTGATTGTCGTCACCAAAACGGAAAGCGGTCTTGGTCGTGCTTGTTTCGCCGTCGTCTTCTGTCGTCTCGTTAAGCTGAGCGACTTGGGTGTACTCTTGCGTTAAATCGTTGACGTAGCGAATGGTATTTACCGTTTGATAGCCAACTGTTTGGGTCATTTTCGTGGTGCGCTGACTGGTTTTGCTTCCGCTGCTATCGCTTGCTTTAAGCTCGGTTTTTCCTTGCATGCCATCTTTAGTCACTTTTTGTGTACTTGCTTCTGCATACGCTGAGCAACCTTTTGAAGTTTCATTGGCGCGAGTTTCTAATTGTGCCGCTAGTGTTTCTGTTTTTCCTTTTTGACTATCTTTGTCGTATTCTGTAATCCATTCACTGAGCGAGCCTTTGAAGGACTTGGTTTTGTCTGTGATGGTTTGTTTGCCTATGCGATTACCAAATGCGTCGTATGTGTAGGTCGTCTGATTACCTTCGTTATCGGCGGATTGAATCAGTTGGTTTTCGCCATTGTATGTGTATGTTTCTACTTTACCACTTCGTAAGGCTTTCTTGGTAATGTTACCGTTTTTGTCATACGTGTAGGTTGTGTCTTCATCACCATCTGCTTTAATCATGGTGAGCGCGTTGTCATCGTCGTAATGATAGTTTTCCGTAGTTTTCTTACCGTTTTTATTACGTAAAAGTTTGCTTCGGTTGCCGTTAGCATCATAGATATACGTAATTTTTTCGGTAGTTTTTCCTTTGGTTATTGTTGTTTCCATCAGCTGGTCATCGGCATCATAGGTGTGGCTCTTGGTTTGTTTTTCGCCACTTTGATTGATGGTTTCTTTGGCTACGTTACCGTTTTCGTCGTAGTTGTAGTCAAATGACGCGATGGTTTCTCCGGCTTTATTTTTGGTGATAACTTGCTCGGTTTCGCCAGTTGCTGTGTATTTATAGCTAGTCGTTGTGCCATTGCTGTAATGAATGCTTAGTGGCAGGCCATTCGCGTCGTATGTGTAGCTCGTTTTCTTGCCGTCTGATTCGATGACATCGGTTAGCAAGTTGGCGTCATTGTAGCGGTAAGATACACGCGTGCTATCTGGATAAATGAGCGCGGTTTTGCGGCCGATTGTATCATATTCGTATTTCAATGTTTCGCCGTTTGCATCTTTGACTGATAGTACGTCACCGAATTTATTGTAGGTGAACTTGGATGTTCCGTCTTTTGATGTGGCGGTTTTTACGTCGTCATTACTGTCATATGTGTATTTGTAGCTGCCACCATCAAATTGTTGCTCGACTAAATTGTTTAATTCATCATATTTGAAAGTTGTTTTTTCACCATCTGGCTTCGTTTTAGATTTCAAAGAACCATCTAATTGATATTCGTATTTTTCGGTTTTGCCTTCTGGTGTTACTTCTTTGACGAGGTCACTGCGATCATTGTAGCTATATTTTGTGACAAAACCTTTGGCGTCTTTGATTTCCGTGACGTTATCTACTTTGTCGTAAGTGTAAGTTGATTTTTGTCCTAATCGGTTTTGTGCTGCTGTCATGCGATCTAGTGCGTCGTATTCAAAGCGTTCTTTGTTCCCTTTTGCGTCTGTTGTTTCGCTAAGATTCTCGTTGCCATCGTAGGCCATTTTTGTTGTGTGACCTTTGGCATCTGTTATAGAAGTTAGCAGGTTACGCGCATCATATTGGTATTTAGTTATTGCGTTTGTTGGGTCTTTGATGCTGATAACTTGGTCGTTTTTATTGTA comes from Listeria monocytogenes and encodes:
- a CDS encoding ABC transporter ATP-binding protein; its protein translation is MKVLFHHLKKYKLQATLSTLFVVVMVISQLWQPKLLQQVLDAIMKDNMDEISSIGALLIGIAAVGLIAGILNTILSAKVAQGVGADIRESSFRKIQTFSFSNIEKLSTGNLVVRQTNDITQVQNLVMLSLQSLTRIPIMFIGAFILAMFTLPELWWVIIVLVVLVVLIVVFTFGSMGKHFAIIQKLIDRVNSIAKENLAGMRVVKSFVQEDNEISRFTTVSDKLTRHTIIVGTLFSVMIPAFMLVSNLAIVVSIFFVGDMAAENPEVIGAIASFMNYLMQIMMAIIIGGMLMMMASRALISLKRITEVLETEPDITYNENAPEQDLEGTVEFRHVSFQYDGDDTPALNDISFKANVGEMVGIVGATGSGKSTLAQLIPRLYDPTEGEVIIGGTNLKDINKKTLRSTVSFVLQRAILFSGTIADNLRHGKKDATAEEMEHASKIAQAKEFIDKQAKLYEAPVSERGNNFSGGQKQRLSITRGVIGSPKVLILDDSTSALDAKSEKLVKEALNKELDDTTTFIIAQKISSVIQADKILVLDQGKLVGVGSHKELLKENAIYREIYDTQKGKEVTA
- a CDS encoding ABC transporter ATP-binding protein; the encoded protein is MKEFKQISRFFWHYLRGYKPQLFVILIAVVFATYLQVKAPQYIGNAVQELGDYVVRLLQTGVDDKSDFIHIIWMLILCYVLLAAATFIQSIIMTGVAGKSTNRMRIGLFRKMEKLSIRFFDSRNDGEMLSRFTSDLDNISNTLNQALIQVLSNVALMIGVIIMMFQQNVELAFVTLISAPFAIIIATVIIRKARKFVDVQQDELGVLNGYIDEKISGQKIIITNGLEEETIEGFVKQNNVVKNATYKGQVYSGLLFPMMQGISLLNTAIVIFFGGWLALNGDLERTAALGLIVMFVQYSQQFYMPLTQISSQYSLLQLAITGARRVSEVFAEEEEVERENLQTIDGINKGVKLDHVDFAYDPAKPVLKDVSIDVSKGKMVALVGPTGSGKTTVMNLLNRFYNVDGGAILFDDIDIRDIRLDSLRKQVGIVLQDSVLFTGTIRDNIVFGKPEASDEEVINAAKQANIHDFIMNLEKGYETEISDENNIFSVGQKQLMSIARTIITNPSLLILDEATSNVDTVTESRIQKAMDNVISGRTSFVIAHRLKTILDADHIVVLHQGEVIEQGNHDELMKAEGFYSELYHNQFVIE
- a CDS encoding barstar family protein; this translates as MCASAKKEVTIDLKKVSTKEELQILLKQELDFPDYYGGNWDAFWDTITGLVELPEKIIFEHWSDLEESIPDEANSLKEMLNNFNKKYPMMKTEDVVDRITFIK
- a CDS encoding DUF2247 family protein, whose translation is MNYINEFKEYDIPFSWNELKVGRFGYSDNNFYLQEMLDNELVMKYTLDYLSKNIEEQNPYLWELGSLCRPYDENELYKLLDELKESIAQDLKSYYRWRWILVNNLLNKISNKDYVNALLEVSEFWLDLNSPFDMPYQYQGIENKLEPQQFYTEKHFYEVISNHKKWLDNEKEKLK
- a CDS encoding RHS repeat-associated core domain-containing protein, producing MAYSYDDDGNLTKLVDQTGKAITYQYDSEHHMTSYKDHNGKLLIKNTFDADGRVTEQTDGEGNTATLKYEKGKTTTTDFNGNKKVVYFNERFQTTKIEYADDTTTENKYDDKHQLVASIDQLGNTTTFENDANGNLTKTVYPDGTTEANEFDAKNQLIRVTDSRGGVTSYTYDSKGNVVQITEPNGGVKKFTHNADGQVVTETDANGAVTKTAYDAKGNPTKVTDGRGNETTYAYDNLSMLSSITDANGKSEKYERNARGELVREWNANGAATKYSYDSNGNKTSETDENGNSTTFEYDAFGRLSEETNPLGGVTKYKYDGNGNKISETDPLGNTEEFKYDSQNRMIEAIAADGSVITYGYDALGQKLSEETEDGQKTSYLYDAKSGYKIQEIDPLGNKTSYAYDADGNVTKITYPDETTEEFSYDAMDNITRFVDQAGNVQTYEFDANGNTTKLKEAGRVSTYSYDENGSVTSEEDAAGGVKRYSFDKVDQVEIETDELGEKTHYVYDADGNVTKITDGNGHTITMAYDNAGNVIRQTDAEGNTTKYTYNALHLVETEISPTNDITQYRYNKNGDLIKEIDPYNNETSYRYTKTGEVSKIIDALGNETTYDYDNRGNLTTSTDPLGRKTTYSYDKADRVIEQKNPDGTKATYTYDKMDRLLEQQDSTGQKESYTYNTVGDVTRIADRKGRNESYTYDTFGNVSSKTDMRGNKTSYEYDAANRLVKQQNPTGKAQSIEYNKRGDIISEVLPNTGKYTYNYDAEGNLLSETNPLGETTSYQYNANDELITTTNPAGAKSSVTYDANGNVTAVTDENGGTTKQTFDATGLVTSQTDAEGNKTQFGYDQLGRLTTEIDAAGFKLLNSYDAAGRLITETDKRGNTTKYTYDNADNILTVKEPYGTTSTFKYDLRGNVTKEIDANGNATTYSYDKDDQLLSKTDPIGYKQSYKYNEYGDLIEESDNQQKKAIASYTYDKLGQQTAKKDIQGRITRYTYDDTQRMTQITYPNKLAVGYTYDKLDRVTTMRDVRGNDTKIQYDKVGNVTSMIDPGNQVYKYTYDKKGNMTKEIDPLAASTEYRYNKNDQVISIKDPTNAITKYQYDARNLLTSITDAKGHTTKMAYDGNENLSETTDAKGNKERFEYDALDRMTAAQNRLGQKSTYTYDKVDNVTEIKDAKGFVTKYSYNDRSDLVKEVTPEGKTEKYEYQLDGSLKSKTKPDGEKTTFKYDELNNLVEQQFDGGSYKYTYDSNDDVKTATSKDGTSKFTYNKFGDVLSVKDANGETLKYEYDTIGRKTALIYPDSTRVSYRYNDANLLTDVIESDGKKTSYTYDANGLPLSIHYSNGTTTSYKYTATGETEQVITKNKAGETIASFDYNYDENGNVAKETINQSGEKQTKSHTYDADDQLMETTITKGKTTEKITYIYDANGNRSKLLRNKNGKKTTENYHYDDDNALTMIKADGDEDTTYTYDKNGNITKKALRSGKVETYTYNGENQLIQSADNEGNQTTYTYDAFGNRIGKQTITDKTKSFKGSLSEWITEYDKDSQKGKTETLAAQLETRANETSKGCSAYAEASTQKVTKDGMQGKTELKASDSSGSKTSQRTTKMTQTVGYQTVNTIRYVNDLTQEYTQVAQLNETTEDDGETSTTKTAFRFGDDNQIIGTEEESYHENGLTDITTTTDGETSTDYDYTDYGTALATAPVANQIGYRAQMHDTIDTQNLRARNYDTNTGRFQQVDSYRGSLDDPRSQNRYIYGVNNPMSFGDPSGNIPKWLKKATKKVKKAAKKVSKGIKKAKKVIKKTVKKVKRAVKKVSKAIKKTTKKIKRAVKKVTKKVQKTVTKFKKAAKKSIKQVTKAAKKVYKKAKKVVQKKYNQVKRTVKKKVQTVKKAGKKVITKAKSAIKAISKATKKQAIKAGVKLVISQAKHSMRVEKTMKAICENLEPVGAGTLDSLINNFTFGSVETIGKNKEVYGDDNRYYVGRLIADSAGIYLGVEGIVLGVGTEILGGALDLTGAGAPIGVQLNAAGIGIITGSATVVVNSGANFFQDAKDLSSNIEKGKAKSDKSTKEAEGAGGAKDINIKDFEIKNKHLNGSTAKRARQFNATTPQEANQVVQDALKNGKVVETIDNGIGTQGQKSFSSIIDTGKIIGTKGETHLKIVYDELNNVWTTYPVPNPK